A DNA window from Drosophila virilis strain 15010-1051.87 chromosome 4, Dvir_AGI_RSII-ME, whole genome shotgun sequence contains the following coding sequences:
- the LOC6627645 gene encoding sodium/hydrogen exchanger 9B2 isoform X1 produces MYISHKTMTTHADRGDESGTVATTPTNSTAGPASLAINVPAVPGNEAQTPSPNHRSSIVIESQPKRRVSIVSEPPALGSNNSGYDNPAFERKISQSSTHAPLEIGPPGRRRSILKDTLAHDNDSDRVSTNSYENYRQSALDVLNAKYNSLQAGQGSPDSNGNYVAQSWIYNFCLKCRKEEPSESWEPPFWQKVFPYPLCPTFRTFSRLVSLICIGALLWIVSFVIIGHSAAPGGQLFDLVVLTVAANFGGYLMSLATLPRLIGMLLVGLLFQNVGWVDLDGDFSKVTAHLRKFALTIILTRAGLEMDPQAFKKVYKTILKLGIVPWFVEFGVLAVMSHYLLGLPWIWGCLMGAIMAAIAPAVVVPCLFRLRTKGYGVAKGIPTLVVAVSGVDDAISVAIFGIISTIMFSDRGQLYLIAQVPVCLIAGLGFGLIWGLLARIFPEKGDAYVVPLRTLLLFIGNLVAIYGSDKLGFEGAGPLAVVFSSFISNYFWCKDGWTIDDNPVGTGFEIFWMIFEPILFGVTGATIKLHELDPSLLYIGALCIFTGVIIRILVTAAIAIGDRLNMREKFFVGLSWMAKATVQAALGPVALRHLGADATDEERSWAKTVQTICIFSILLTAPLGAILISVTGPRMLTKTKQAQQNLTGWRRPSIRDISIIDEEEEREDPELPQDKQTQDNTQSNSQFPNFSYTPYNK; encoded by the exons ATGTATATC AGTCACAAGACGATGACGACCCATGCGGATCGCGGCGATGAGTCCGGCACAGTCGCCACCACGCCGACAAACAGCACGGCCGGACCCGCATCGCTGGCCATCAATGTGCCGGCGGTGCCCGGCAATGAGGCGCAGACACCATCGCCCAATCATAGGAGCAGCATCGTCATCGAGAGCCAGCCGAAGCGGCGTGTCAGCATTGTCTCCGAGCCACCGGCGCTGGGCTCCAACAACTCCGGCTACGATAATCCCGCCTTTGAACGCAAAATCTCGCAG AGCTCAACACATGCACCCCTCGAGATCGGACCGCCCGGTCGCAGGAGAAGCATCCTCAAGGATACATTGGCCCACGACAACGACAGCGATCGTGTTTCGACAAATAGTTATG AGAACTACAGACAGAGCGCGCTAGACGTGCTTAATGCCAAATACAATAGCCTGCAGGCAGGACAGGGATCTCCGGACAGCAATGGCAATTACGTGGCACAGTCATGGATATACAATTTCTGCTTGAAGTGCCGCAAGGAGGAGCCATCCGAGTCATGGGAGCCGCCATTCTGGCAAAAGGTTTTCCCCTATCCGCTGTGTCCCACCTTCAGGACTTTCTCCCGCCTGGTCTCGCTCATCTGCATTG GTGCGCTACTTTGGATCGTCTCGTTTGTGATCATTGGGCATTCGGCTGCGCCTGGTGGGCAGCTTTTCGATCTGGTTGTGCTCACAGTGGCTGCAAATTTCGGCGGCTATCTCATGTCCTTGGCCACCCTGCCACGCCTCATTGGCATGCTGCTGGTGGGCCTATTGTTTCAG AACGTCGGCTGGGTGGATCTCGACGGTGACTTCTCCAAGGTGACCGCCCATTTGCGCAAATTCGCGCTTACCATAATTCTGACTCGAGCTGGCCTCGAAATGGATCCGCAAGCCTTCAAGAAGGTGTACAAAACAATACTCAAGCTGGGCATTGTGCCCTGGTTTGTGGAGTTCGGTGTTCTGGCGGTTATGTCCCACTATCTGCTCGGCCTACCGTGGATCTGGGGCTGTCTCATGGGCGCCATTATGGCAGCCATTGCACCAGCCGTCGTCGTGCCCTGCCTGTTCCGGCTGCGCACCAAGGGCTACGGCGTGGCCAAGGGCATACCCACGCTTGTGGTCGCCGTGTCTGGCGTGGACGATGCCATCTCGGTGGCCATTTTCGGCATCATCAGCACGATCATGTTCTCGGACCGTGGCCAGCTCTATCTGATTGCCCAGGTGCCGGTCTGTCTGATTGCCGGCCTGGGCTTCGGCCTCATCTGGGGCCTGTTGGCCCGCATCTTTCCGGAGAAGGGCGACGCCTACGTGGTGCCGCTGCgcacgctgctgctgttcatcGGCAACCTGGTGGCCATCTATGGCAGCGATAAGCTGGGCTTTGAGGGCGCCGGTCCCTTGGCTGTCGTCTTCTCGTCTTTCATATCCAATTACTTCTGGTGCAAGGATGGCTGGACCATCGATGACAATCCGGTGGGCACTGGTTTCGAGATCTTCTGGATGATCTTTGAGCCCATTCTGTTCGGCGTGACGGGCGCCACGATCAAGCTGCACGAGCTGGATCCGAGCCTGCTTTACATTGGTGCCCTCTGCATTTTCACAGGCGTCATCATACGCATCCTGGTCACAGCTGCTATTGCTATTGGCGATCGCTTGAACATGCGCGAGAAGTTCTTTGTGGGCCTATCCTGGATGGCTAAGGCAACAGTTCAGGCTGCTCTGGGACCTGTGGCTCTCAGGCATTTGGGCGCTGATGCCACAGACGAGGAGCGCAGCTGGGCCAAAACAGTTCAaaccatttgcatttttagcaTATTGCTGACAGCTCCCTTGGGCGCGATCCTGATATCCGTGACTGGGCCCAGGATGCTGACAAAGACGAAACAGGCTCAGCAGAATCTCACTGGCTGGCGTCGACCCTCCATACGCGACATCAGCATTAtcgacgaggaggaggagcgcGAAGATCCCGAGCTGCCGCAGGACAAGCAGACCCAGGATAATACCCAAAGCAATTCACAATTTCCAAACTTTTCATACACTCCATACAACAAGTAG
- the LOC6627645 gene encoding sodium/hydrogen exchanger 9B2 isoform X2, translating into MTTHADRGDESGTVATTPTNSTAGPASLAINVPAVPGNEAQTPSPNHRSSIVIESQPKRRVSIVSEPPALGSNNSGYDNPAFERKISQSSTHAPLEIGPPGRRRSILKDTLAHDNDSDRVSTNSYENYRQSALDVLNAKYNSLQAGQGSPDSNGNYVAQSWIYNFCLKCRKEEPSESWEPPFWQKVFPYPLCPTFRTFSRLVSLICIGALLWIVSFVIIGHSAAPGGQLFDLVVLTVAANFGGYLMSLATLPRLIGMLLVGLLFQNVGWVDLDGDFSKVTAHLRKFALTIILTRAGLEMDPQAFKKVYKTILKLGIVPWFVEFGVLAVMSHYLLGLPWIWGCLMGAIMAAIAPAVVVPCLFRLRTKGYGVAKGIPTLVVAVSGVDDAISVAIFGIISTIMFSDRGQLYLIAQVPVCLIAGLGFGLIWGLLARIFPEKGDAYVVPLRTLLLFIGNLVAIYGSDKLGFEGAGPLAVVFSSFISNYFWCKDGWTIDDNPVGTGFEIFWMIFEPILFGVTGATIKLHELDPSLLYIGALCIFTGVIIRILVTAAIAIGDRLNMREKFFVGLSWMAKATVQAALGPVALRHLGADATDEERSWAKTVQTICIFSILLTAPLGAILISVTGPRMLTKTKQAQQNLTGWRRPSIRDISIIDEEEEREDPELPQDKQTQDNTQSNSQFPNFSYTPYNK; encoded by the exons ATGACGACCCATGCGGATCGCGGCGATGAGTCCGGCACAGTCGCCACCACGCCGACAAACAGCACGGCCGGACCCGCATCGCTGGCCATCAATGTGCCGGCGGTGCCCGGCAATGAGGCGCAGACACCATCGCCCAATCATAGGAGCAGCATCGTCATCGAGAGCCAGCCGAAGCGGCGTGTCAGCATTGTCTCCGAGCCACCGGCGCTGGGCTCCAACAACTCCGGCTACGATAATCCCGCCTTTGAACGCAAAATCTCGCAG AGCTCAACACATGCACCCCTCGAGATCGGACCGCCCGGTCGCAGGAGAAGCATCCTCAAGGATACATTGGCCCACGACAACGACAGCGATCGTGTTTCGACAAATAGTTATG AGAACTACAGACAGAGCGCGCTAGACGTGCTTAATGCCAAATACAATAGCCTGCAGGCAGGACAGGGATCTCCGGACAGCAATGGCAATTACGTGGCACAGTCATGGATATACAATTTCTGCTTGAAGTGCCGCAAGGAGGAGCCATCCGAGTCATGGGAGCCGCCATTCTGGCAAAAGGTTTTCCCCTATCCGCTGTGTCCCACCTTCAGGACTTTCTCCCGCCTGGTCTCGCTCATCTGCATTG GTGCGCTACTTTGGATCGTCTCGTTTGTGATCATTGGGCATTCGGCTGCGCCTGGTGGGCAGCTTTTCGATCTGGTTGTGCTCACAGTGGCTGCAAATTTCGGCGGCTATCTCATGTCCTTGGCCACCCTGCCACGCCTCATTGGCATGCTGCTGGTGGGCCTATTGTTTCAG AACGTCGGCTGGGTGGATCTCGACGGTGACTTCTCCAAGGTGACCGCCCATTTGCGCAAATTCGCGCTTACCATAATTCTGACTCGAGCTGGCCTCGAAATGGATCCGCAAGCCTTCAAGAAGGTGTACAAAACAATACTCAAGCTGGGCATTGTGCCCTGGTTTGTGGAGTTCGGTGTTCTGGCGGTTATGTCCCACTATCTGCTCGGCCTACCGTGGATCTGGGGCTGTCTCATGGGCGCCATTATGGCAGCCATTGCACCAGCCGTCGTCGTGCCCTGCCTGTTCCGGCTGCGCACCAAGGGCTACGGCGTGGCCAAGGGCATACCCACGCTTGTGGTCGCCGTGTCTGGCGTGGACGATGCCATCTCGGTGGCCATTTTCGGCATCATCAGCACGATCATGTTCTCGGACCGTGGCCAGCTCTATCTGATTGCCCAGGTGCCGGTCTGTCTGATTGCCGGCCTGGGCTTCGGCCTCATCTGGGGCCTGTTGGCCCGCATCTTTCCGGAGAAGGGCGACGCCTACGTGGTGCCGCTGCgcacgctgctgctgttcatcGGCAACCTGGTGGCCATCTATGGCAGCGATAAGCTGGGCTTTGAGGGCGCCGGTCCCTTGGCTGTCGTCTTCTCGTCTTTCATATCCAATTACTTCTGGTGCAAGGATGGCTGGACCATCGATGACAATCCGGTGGGCACTGGTTTCGAGATCTTCTGGATGATCTTTGAGCCCATTCTGTTCGGCGTGACGGGCGCCACGATCAAGCTGCACGAGCTGGATCCGAGCCTGCTTTACATTGGTGCCCTCTGCATTTTCACAGGCGTCATCATACGCATCCTGGTCACAGCTGCTATTGCTATTGGCGATCGCTTGAACATGCGCGAGAAGTTCTTTGTGGGCCTATCCTGGATGGCTAAGGCAACAGTTCAGGCTGCTCTGGGACCTGTGGCTCTCAGGCATTTGGGCGCTGATGCCACAGACGAGGAGCGCAGCTGGGCCAAAACAGTTCAaaccatttgcatttttagcaTATTGCTGACAGCTCCCTTGGGCGCGATCCTGATATCCGTGACTGGGCCCAGGATGCTGACAAAGACGAAACAGGCTCAGCAGAATCTCACTGGCTGGCGTCGACCCTCCATACGCGACATCAGCATTAtcgacgaggaggaggagcgcGAAGATCCCGAGCTGCCGCAGGACAAGCAGACCCAGGATAATACCCAAAGCAATTCACAATTTCCAAACTTTTCATACACTCCATACAACAAGTAG